Proteins encoded within one genomic window of Streptomyces sp. NBC_01237:
- a CDS encoding ABC transporter permease — protein sequence MTTLRDTWSWLTTATHWSGPDGIWHRLGEHLFLTVVCLLISCLIALPVALVLGHLGRGGALAVNISNIGRAVPTFAVLVLLLLTPIGTYGQWSTIIALVLFAMPPLLTNAYVGMREVDRDVVRAARGMGMTGRQMLLGVEIPLALPLILTGVRIAAVQLVATATLAALAGGGGLGRIITAGFNLASTPQVVAGAVLVAVFALLVEGLFETGQRLAPDRRRTREAA from the coding sequence GTGACCACCCTCCGGGACACCTGGTCCTGGCTCACCACCGCAACCCACTGGTCCGGCCCCGACGGCATCTGGCACCGGCTCGGCGAACACCTCTTCCTCACCGTCGTCTGCCTGCTGATCAGCTGCCTCATCGCGCTGCCGGTCGCCCTGGTCCTGGGCCACCTCGGCAGGGGCGGCGCCCTCGCGGTCAACATCTCCAACATCGGCCGGGCCGTCCCCACGTTCGCGGTGCTGGTCCTGCTGCTCCTCACGCCGATCGGTACGTACGGTCAGTGGTCGACCATCATCGCCCTGGTGCTCTTCGCCATGCCGCCCCTGCTCACCAACGCCTACGTGGGGATGCGCGAGGTCGACCGGGACGTCGTCCGGGCCGCCCGGGGCATGGGCATGACGGGCCGCCAGATGCTGCTGGGGGTGGAGATCCCGCTCGCGCTGCCGCTCATCCTCACCGGCGTCCGGATCGCCGCCGTGCAACTCGTCGCCACGGCGACCCTGGCCGCCCTGGCCGGCGGCGGGGGACTGGGCCGGATCATCACCGCCGGCTTCAACCTGGCCTCCACACCCCAGGTCGTGGCCGGAGCGGTCCTCGTCGCCGTATTCGCCCTCCTCGTGGAAGGGCTCTTCGAGACGGGTCAGCGCCTCGCCCCGGACCGGCGCCGCACCCGGGAGGCCGCGTGA